The following are encoded together in the Pleurocapsa sp. FMAR1 genome:
- a CDS encoding CTP synthase, whose protein sequence is MAKFVFITGGVVSSIGKGIVAASLGRLLKSRDYSVSILKLDPYINVDPGTMSPYQHGEVFVTDDGAETDLDLGHYERFTDTSMSRLNSVTTGSIYQAVINKERRGDYEGGTVQVIPHITNEIKQRIHRVANNTNSDVVIIEIGGTVGDIESLPFMEAIRQFRKDVGRNNAIYMHVTLIPWIGAAGEMKTKPTQHSVKELRSIGIQPDVLVCRSDRPLIPGIKEKIAEFCDVDVNSVVTSLDASTIYEVPLILEKEGLAQQTLELLHLEQRQPDLRKWRDLVTKLNSTRPKINIAIVGKYIQLSDAYLSVVEALGHSAIAADCEVNIRWVSAEDIETHDAAKYLHDVNGVIVPGGFGIRGVDGKVAAIEYARTTNIPFLGLCLGMQCSAIEWARNVAKLKDANSSEFDPNSPNPIINILPEQQDVIDLGGTMRLGTYPCRLQSGTVAFSLYDNEVIYERHRHRYEFNNAYRSLLLETGYEISGTSPDGRLVEIIELPNHPFFVATQFHPEFRSRPNNPHPLFLGFVRAAFKKTNPFTDKSIPVASTQSKFQDN, encoded by the coding sequence ATGGCTAAATTTGTATTTATTACTGGTGGTGTCGTCTCCAGTATTGGTAAGGGAATTGTAGCAGCTAGTCTAGGCAGATTATTAAAGTCGCGGGACTATTCTGTATCTATTTTAAAATTAGATCCTTATATCAATGTTGACCCTGGCACCATGAGTCCCTATCAACATGGGGAAGTATTTGTAACTGATGATGGTGCAGAAACAGATCTAGATCTAGGACACTATGAGCGTTTTACTGATACTTCTATGTCTCGCCTCAATAGCGTAACCACGGGATCGATCTATCAGGCGGTAATTAACAAGGAAAGACGAGGCGACTATGAAGGAGGTACAGTTCAGGTAATTCCCCATATTACTAACGAGATTAAACAAAGAATCCATCGTGTCGCTAATAATACTAATTCAGACGTGGTGATTATTGAAATTGGCGGTACGGTAGGAGATATTGAATCGTTGCCGTTTATGGAGGCAATTAGACAGTTTCGTAAGGATGTCGGCAGAAATAATGCTATCTATATGCACGTTACCCTTATTCCCTGGATCGGCGCAGCAGGGGAAATGAAAACCAAACCTACCCAACACTCCGTCAAAGAATTACGCTCAATTGGGATTCAACCAGATGTCTTAGTCTGTCGTAGCGATCGCCCGTTGATCCCAGGAATAAAAGAAAAAATAGCCGAATTTTGCGATGTTGACGTAAATTCTGTGGTTACTTCCCTTGATGCCAGCACCATCTATGAAGTTCCTTTGATTCTCGAAAAAGAAGGGTTGGCACAACAGACTTTAGAATTATTGCACCTAGAACAACGTCAGCCCGATCTCCGAAAATGGCGTGATTTAGTTACTAAACTGAACTCTACGCGCCCGAAGATTAATATTGCTATTGTGGGTAAATACATTCAATTGAGTGACGCTTATTTGTCCGTAGTTGAAGCTTTGGGACATAGTGCGATCGCTGCTGATTGTGAAGTTAATATACGTTGGGTAAGTGCTGAAGATATCGAAACTCATGACGCAGCCAAATATTTACATGACGTTAATGGGGTAATTGTCCCTGGTGGCTTTGGTATTCGTGGCGTAGACGGTAAGGTGGCGGCGATTGAATATGCTCGTACTACGAATATTCCCTTTTTGGGCTTATGTTTAGGAATGCAGTGTAGTGCGATCGAATGGGCGCGCAACGTCGCTAAATTAAAGGATGCTAATAGTTCAGAATTCGATCCAAACAGTCCTAATCCAATTATTAATATCTTGCCAGAACAACAGGATGTAATTGACTTGGGAGGTACGATGCGCCTAGGAACTTATCCTTGTCGCTTACAATCTGGCACTGTAGCCTTTTCTTTATATGACAATGAGGTGATTTACGAGCGTCATCGTCACCGCTATGAATTTAACAATGCCTATCGTAGTTTGTTGCTAGAAACAGGTTACGAGATTAGCGGCACTTCTCCTGATGGACGTTTGGTAGAAATTATTGAATTGCCAAATCATCCCTTCTTTGTTGCTACTCAATTTCATCCTGAATTTCGTTCTCGTCCCAACAATCCTCATCCATTATTTTTAGGATTTGTTCGTGCAGCTTTTAAAAAGACTAATCCATTTACAGACAAATCTATTCCTGTTGCTTCTACACAATCTAAATTTCAAGATAACTAA